A stretch of the Glutamicibacter sp. JL.03c genome encodes the following:
- a CDS encoding LysR family transcriptional regulator substrate-binding protein produces MQTLRIAYATGVTPGKWMDRFKERYPKVELQAWRHDESGILDLLAEDQADAVFVRYVGESPKDSTRHVIPLYEELEVVCAAKDHEIEYYDESVPADVAAGFPQLDLADYPEDAGGIGVAMEVVASGAQVLRVPQSIARLFARKDVISRFVEDGAPTQVGIAWATSMEDATLLEEFIGIVRGRSANSSRQASVRNHEQKAKRINDKAKSEAKAKSLAAAKRQKELAKKQARSNGGKPGKPGGSKGRKKR; encoded by the coding sequence GTGCAAACTCTTCGAATCGCCTACGCTACCGGCGTGACCCCCGGCAAATGGATGGACCGCTTCAAGGAGCGCTATCCGAAGGTTGAGCTCCAGGCATGGCGCCACGATGAAAGCGGAATCCTCGACCTGCTGGCCGAGGACCAGGCCGACGCGGTGTTCGTGCGCTACGTCGGCGAATCACCCAAGGACTCCACCCGCCACGTGATCCCGCTGTACGAGGAACTGGAAGTGGTCTGCGCCGCCAAAGACCACGAAATCGAATACTACGACGAATCGGTGCCAGCCGATGTCGCCGCAGGCTTCCCGCAACTGGACCTGGCTGATTACCCGGAAGACGCCGGAGGCATCGGCGTGGCCATGGAGGTCGTGGCCTCCGGCGCCCAGGTGCTGCGCGTGCCGCAGAGCATCGCCCGGCTGTTCGCCCGCAAGGACGTGATCTCCCGCTTCGTCGAGGACGGCGCGCCAACCCAGGTGGGCATCGCCTGGGCGACCTCCATGGAAGACGCCACGCTCTTGGAGGAATTCATCGGGATTGTGCGCGGCCGCAGCGCGAATTCCTCCCGCCAAGCCTCGGTGCGCAACCATGAGCAGAAGGCCAAGCGCATCAACGACAAGGCGAAGTCCGAAGCCAAGGCCAAATCCCTGGCCGCAGCCAAGCGCCAAAAGGAGCTGGCCAAGAAGCAGGCGCGCAGCAATGGGGGCAAGCCCGGCAAGCCAGGCGGTTCCAAGGGGCGCAAGAAACGCTAG
- a CDS encoding FHA domain-containing protein — translation MNDLVLSLFRLGFLVLIWLLVLSVVGSMRRDLAVGSRARTGKPSKRALKKNPELAEPEAPARKAATSLAIVEGPLAGNSIPLSGQPIMFGRAQDATVVLDDDYASGRHARLFPQGSRWFIEDLGSTNGTFVGDSQLTRAQPVEPGQRIRIGKTVLELKA, via the coding sequence ATGAACGATCTGGTTCTAAGCCTGTTCCGACTGGGCTTCCTAGTACTCATCTGGCTGCTCGTCTTGAGCGTTGTCGGATCGATGCGCCGTGATTTGGCCGTGGGATCACGAGCCCGCACGGGCAAGCCCAGCAAGCGCGCATTGAAAAAGAACCCTGAACTGGCAGAACCAGAAGCGCCAGCGCGCAAGGCCGCAACCTCCCTGGCTATTGTCGAAGGCCCCCTGGCCGGCAACAGCATCCCGCTGAGCGGACAGCCGATCATGTTCGGCCGCGCACAGGACGCCACCGTAGTACTGGACGACGACTATGCATCAGGACGCCACGCTCGCCTGTTCCCCCAGGGATCACGCTGGTTCATCGAAGATCTCGGTTCCACCAACGGGACCTTCGTCGGCGATAGCCAGCTGACCCGTGCGCAACCAGTGGAGCCAGGGCAGCGGATCCGCATCGGAAAGACTGTCCTGGAATTGAAGGCCTAG
- a CDS encoding PP2C family protein-serine/threonine phosphatase — translation MALKLKFAAKSDVGRIRKKNDDSAYAGEYLAVLADGMGGHVGGDVASASTVLDLVHLDHADIDDPQNALPDEIQAANLVLNELVGANPKLSGMGTTVTSLLLSGSTLHMAHIGDSRAYRLKHNNFEQISRDHTFVQRLVDEGRIKPAEAEVHPHKNVLLRVLGDSDASPELDVQQIDAEPGERWMLCSDGLTDAVPLAIIEQIIRTTADMDEAVNDLVATTLKNGAPDNVTVVMFEVIEDDADEFSEPSVQEPAPDTAQLAIAAEGDVEASASLLRHEISQRPHLLVGAAQLATQTGQIPVVTQHTGERRAAALLTHRSPAAGQILDPLESPTAHRRWMMPILLTLASFVVVALAVWGYMWTQTQYFVGTVDNKVAIYKGVPQELGPISLSEVDTVSKVPLEALPEYSRQRVEATISADNREHAQMIIQELLVTAKQNCPVQVPGSKESTSNSQTQLPAYCQEIMQ, via the coding sequence ATGGCCCTCAAACTCAAATTCGCCGCGAAATCCGACGTTGGCCGGATTCGCAAAAAGAACGACGACTCCGCCTACGCCGGTGAATACCTTGCCGTGCTGGCCGATGGCATGGGTGGCCACGTTGGTGGCGATGTGGCTTCCGCGTCCACCGTCTTGGACCTGGTGCACCTGGACCATGCAGATATCGACGATCCGCAGAACGCCCTGCCCGATGAAATCCAGGCCGCAAATCTGGTATTGAATGAACTCGTAGGCGCCAACCCGAAACTGTCGGGAATGGGAACCACGGTGACATCCCTGCTGCTCTCAGGCAGCACCTTGCACATGGCCCACATCGGCGACTCCCGCGCCTACCGGCTCAAGCACAACAATTTTGAGCAGATCAGCCGCGACCACACCTTCGTGCAACGCCTGGTCGACGAGGGACGGATCAAGCCAGCCGAAGCCGAAGTCCATCCGCACAAGAACGTGCTTTTGCGCGTCCTCGGCGACTCCGACGCCTCCCCGGAACTCGATGTCCAGCAGATCGACGCCGAGCCCGGGGAACGCTGGATGCTGTGCTCCGACGGCCTGACCGATGCGGTCCCGCTGGCGATCATCGAGCAGATCATCCGCACTACCGCCGACATGGATGAAGCCGTCAACGACCTGGTGGCCACCACCTTGAAAAACGGCGCGCCGGATAACGTCACCGTGGTGATGTTCGAGGTCATCGAGGATGACGCGGACGAATTCAGTGAGCCATCTGTCCAGGAACCAGCTCCGGATACCGCGCAGCTGGCCATTGCCGCAGAAGGCGACGTCGAAGCCAGCGCCTCCTTGCTGCGCCACGAGATTTCCCAGCGCCCGCACCTGCTGGTCGGCGCGGCCCAGTTGGCTACGCAGACTGGCCAGATTCCGGTGGTCACCCAGCACACCGGCGAACGCCGCGCGGCTGCGCTGCTCACCCACCGCTCACCGGCTGCCGGCCAGATCCTCGATCCGCTGGAAAGCCCGACCGCCCACCGGCGCTGGATGATGCCGATCCTGCTCACCTTGGCGTCCTTCGTCGTGGTGGCCCTGGCCGTCTGGGGCTACATGTGGACACAGACCCAGTACTTCGTTGGCACCGTGGACAACAAGGTCGCCATCTACAAGGGCGTCCCGCAGGAGCTTGGACCGATTTCGCTCTCCGAGGTTGATACCGTCAGCAAGGTTCCGCTCGAAGCCCTGCCGGAATACTCGCGCCAACGCGTTGAAGCGACCATCTCGGCGGATAACCGGGAACATGCACAAATGATCATCCAGGAACTGCTGGTCACCGCCAAACAGAACTGTCCGGTGCAAGTTCCCGGATCCAAGGAATCAACAAGCAACAGCCAAACCCAGCTGCCAGCCTACTGTCAGGAGATCATGCAATGA
- a CDS encoding universal stress protein, with protein MSETIIVGVDGSETAQRAARRAAELALKIDAELVVVTAHASDNTEVVSIGSDTWILDDAEQARKLAQRVANDVKNAVPGVKITAAAGHGKPGDVLISDAEDRKASLIVVGNVGMKGLGRVLGSVASSVAHSAPCDVLVVKTDK; from the coding sequence ATGTCAGAAACCATCATCGTAGGTGTCGACGGTTCGGAAACCGCACAGCGAGCAGCTCGCCGTGCCGCGGAATTGGCATTGAAGATCGACGCCGAATTGGTGGTCGTCACCGCTCACGCATCGGACAACACCGAGGTCGTATCCATCGGTTCCGATACCTGGATCCTGGACGACGCAGAGCAGGCTCGCAAGCTGGCCCAGCGCGTTGCCAACGACGTGAAGAACGCTGTCCCAGGCGTGAAGATCACCGCAGCAGCGGGCCACGGCAAGCCAGGCGACGTTCTGATCTCCGACGCTGAAGACCGCAAGGCTTCGCTGATCGTCGTGGGTAACGTCGGCATGAAGGGCCTGGGCCGCGTACTGGGTTCGGTTGCCTCCTCGGTAGCCCACTCGGCACCATGCGACGTATTGGTTGTGAAGACCGACAAGTAA
- a CDS encoding dienelactone hydrolase family protein, giving the protein MAGKTPHQNVTFPSSGAQAHGYLAVPEAGKGPGVIVIQEWWGLTDHIRDIADRLAALGFVALAPDLYGGSITHDGEEAGQMMAELPEAKGAQLLAGAVDYLLANEHVTSEKLGVIGFCMGGGFVLQLAAQQGEKIAAAVPFYGVGQGVPNDFSGIRADIQGHYANFDEMYPPGQARAQEEQIREQSGANVKYYFYDAKHAFHNDENTAGNYDPEQAVIAWERAVGFLQDKVA; this is encoded by the coding sequence ATGGCAGGAAAAACCCCGCACCAGAACGTGACGTTCCCATCCTCGGGTGCGCAAGCACACGGCTACCTGGCTGTGCCTGAAGCAGGAAAGGGCCCCGGGGTCATCGTGATCCAGGAATGGTGGGGCCTGACCGACCACATTCGAGATATCGCCGATCGCCTCGCGGCCCTCGGCTTTGTCGCCCTCGCCCCGGATCTCTACGGCGGATCCATCACCCACGACGGTGAGGAAGCCGGGCAGATGATGGCCGAGCTACCCGAAGCCAAGGGTGCCCAGCTTCTGGCTGGCGCCGTGGACTACCTGCTGGCCAATGAACATGTCACCAGCGAGAAGCTGGGCGTCATCGGCTTCTGCATGGGTGGCGGCTTCGTGCTGCAGCTGGCCGCGCAGCAGGGAGAGAAGATCGCCGCTGCCGTTCCGTTCTACGGAGTCGGCCAGGGCGTGCCCAATGACTTCTCGGGAATCCGCGCCGATATCCAGGGCCACTACGCCAACTTCGACGAGATGTACCCGCCTGGGCAGGCCCGCGCCCAGGAGGAGCAAATCCGCGAGCAATCCGGCGCCAACGTGAAGTACTACTTCTACGACGCCAAGCATGCCTTCCATAATGACGAAAACACCGCCGGAAATTACGACCCTGAGCAGGCAGTTATCGCTTGGGAACGCGCCGTCGGCTTTTTACAGGATAAAGTGGCCTGA
- a CDS encoding YdeI/OmpD-associated family protein: MAASKEPFEIRGTLDLVNGHRILRLEQESSDQLSSRGQVALELLGEFSGRTVVIDPDGRRGHWLDLHAEQAPELEGEIGQQFQLSVLPSSSWPETAVPADLAEALGDASDLDETWVGLTPMARWEWVRWVGSTKNPDTRQRRVEVSISKLRDGKRRPCCFDLSSCTNPELSKSGKLIQ, translated from the coding sequence GTGGCGGCATCCAAAGAACCGTTCGAAATTCGCGGAACCCTCGACCTGGTCAACGGCCACAGGATCCTCCGCCTCGAGCAGGAATCCAGCGACCAGCTCTCCAGCCGGGGCCAAGTGGCGCTCGAGCTTCTCGGGGAATTTTCCGGCCGGACCGTGGTGATTGATCCCGATGGACGTCGCGGGCACTGGCTGGATCTGCACGCCGAACAGGCACCGGAACTCGAAGGCGAGATAGGCCAGCAATTCCAGCTATCGGTGCTGCCGAGTTCCAGCTGGCCGGAAACCGCAGTGCCCGCTGACCTGGCCGAAGCGCTGGGCGATGCCAGCGATCTGGACGAGACGTGGGTTGGCTTGACTCCGATGGCTCGTTGGGAATGGGTCCGCTGGGTCGGTTCCACCAAGAACCCGGACACCCGTCAGCGGCGCGTCGAGGTCAGCATTTCCAAGCTCCGCGACGGCAAGCGCCGCCCCTGCTGTTTCGACCTGTCCTCCTGCACCAATCCGGAACTGTCCAAGAGCGGAAAACTTATCCAGTAG
- a CDS encoding peptidoglycan D,D-transpeptidase FtsI family protein: protein MNQAIKRVWVALTLLFVICLGGLSYIQFFDADQLSDNALNKRQLYREFDLPRGAILVDGKPIAESVPTDDGQFEYQRKYTDPETYAHLTGYYSLANGTTQLESSLNDWLTGTSSDLLYDRLLAMFTGKKAEGASVELTIDGDLQKTAFNAIPDGVKATIIVTDPKTGDILAMASKPSYDTNDLAVHSTSKAAQNLKKVSDIEGLSPYQNPAINNLSFPGSSFKILSTVAALESGKYDLDTVIDNPTSVNYPNSTTPMRNFEEGICAREPRARLVFIFAQSCNTPFMEISQTVGKEEFADVTERFGYGQQLSIPQNVVPSKFPTAEADAAELARMAIGQGNNQVTPLQMNMAAMAIANDGVIMKPNMIDKVIAPDLRVIEEPKPEKFSTATSPEIAEQLTELMEGPVKSGTAMNAAVPGVDFRAKTGTAQLGTEDGIAYVNSWMTGFAPADDPQVAITVTLQNVDYNTGHNTTGALMKTMLKAVFNK from the coding sequence GTGAATCAGGCCATCAAGCGAGTCTGGGTAGCATTGACCCTGCTCTTCGTGATCTGCCTCGGCGGGTTGAGCTACATCCAGTTCTTCGACGCTGACCAGCTCTCCGACAACGCCCTGAACAAGCGCCAGCTGTACCGCGAATTCGATCTGCCGCGCGGCGCCATCCTGGTTGACGGCAAGCCCATCGCCGAATCGGTTCCCACCGATGACGGCCAGTTCGAGTACCAGCGAAAGTACACCGATCCGGAAACCTACGCGCACCTGACCGGATACTACTCGCTGGCTAACGGCACCACCCAGCTGGAGTCCTCGCTCAATGATTGGCTCACCGGCACCAGCTCGGATCTGCTCTATGACCGCCTGCTGGCGATGTTCACCGGAAAGAAGGCCGAAGGCGCTTCGGTGGAGCTGACCATCGATGGCGACCTGCAAAAGACTGCCTTCAACGCCATCCCCGATGGCGTGAAGGCGACCATCATCGTCACCGATCCGAAGACCGGCGACATTCTGGCGATGGCGTCCAAGCCGAGCTACGACACCAACGACCTGGCGGTGCATTCGACCTCCAAGGCCGCGCAGAACCTGAAGAAGGTCAGCGACATTGAGGGACTGAGCCCGTATCAGAACCCAGCCATCAACAATCTGAGCTTCCCGGGGTCCTCGTTCAAGATCCTCAGCACGGTCGCCGCCTTGGAGTCCGGAAAGTATGATCTGGACACCGTGATCGACAATCCGACCTCGGTGAACTACCCGAACTCCACGACGCCAATGCGCAACTTCGAGGAAGGCATCTGCGCCCGTGAACCACGCGCCCGCCTGGTCTTCATCTTCGCGCAGAGCTGCAACACCCCATTCATGGAAATCAGCCAGACCGTCGGCAAGGAAGAATTCGCCGATGTGACCGAGCGCTTCGGTTATGGCCAGCAGCTGAGCATTCCGCAGAACGTTGTTCCAAGCAAGTTCCCGACCGCCGAAGCCGACGCCGCAGAATTGGCGCGCATGGCCATCGGCCAAGGCAACAACCAGGTCACCCCGCTGCAGATGAACATGGCTGCCATGGCCATCGCCAACGACGGCGTGATCATGAAGCCGAACATGATCGACAAGGTGATCGCCCCGGATCTTCGCGTGATCGAAGAACCGAAGCCGGAGAAGTTCTCCACGGCCACCAGCCCGGAGATCGCCGAGCAGCTCACCGAGTTGATGGAAGGCCCGGTCAAGAGCGGTACCGCCATGAATGCGGCGGTACCTGGCGTGGACTTCAGAGCCAAGACCGGCACGGCTCAGCTGGGCACCGAAGACGGCATCGCCTACGTGAATTCGTGGATGACCGGCTTCGCCCCGGCGGATGACCCGCAGGTGGCCATTACGGTCACCTTGCAAAACGTAGATTACAACACTGGTCACAATACGACCGGTGCACTGATGAAGACGATGTTAAAGGCGGTGTTCAACAAGTGA
- a CDS encoding nucleoside hydrolase translates to MAQDSATPRKIILDCDPGHDDAVAMILAHGSPAIDLLAVTTVAGNQILEKVTANALAVGTIAGITGIPFAAGCARPLVREVETAAEVHGDSGMDGPQQPESAIELDPRHAVDVIIDLVMSHEPGEITLVPTGALTNIALAVRKEPRIVSRVREVVLMGGGYHTGNWSAVAEFNIKVDPEAAHIVFNESWPVVMVGLDLTHQALATTEVVQSIEKIGTGPAKFVRELMDFFAQAYRDHQGFDAPPVHDPCAVAYVIDPQIVRTVKAPVNVELRGDLTLGMTVTDFRAPASEQCNTSVAVDLDHDGFWNLVTDALQRIGEVTPAK, encoded by the coding sequence ATGGCCCAGGACAGCGCAACGCCCCGCAAGATCATTCTGGACTGCGATCCGGGGCACGATGACGCGGTCGCCATGATCCTGGCGCACGGAAGCCCGGCCATCGACTTGCTGGCCGTCACCACCGTCGCCGGAAACCAGATCCTGGAGAAGGTCACCGCCAATGCGTTGGCCGTGGGCACCATTGCCGGCATCACCGGAATTCCCTTTGCCGCAGGCTGCGCCCGCCCCTTGGTGCGCGAGGTGGAAACCGCGGCAGAAGTCCACGGCGACTCGGGCATGGACGGGCCCCAGCAGCCAGAGTCCGCCATCGAACTGGACCCCCGCCATGCCGTGGACGTGATCATCGATCTGGTGATGAGCCACGAGCCGGGGGAAATCACCCTGGTGCCCACCGGTGCCCTGACCAATATCGCGCTGGCCGTGCGCAAGGAACCGCGCATCGTCTCCCGGGTTCGCGAAGTCGTGCTCATGGGCGGCGGCTACCACACCGGCAACTGGAGCGCCGTCGCCGAATTCAATATCAAGGTAGACCCGGAAGCCGCGCACATCGTCTTCAATGAAAGCTGGCCGGTAGTCATGGTCGGCCTGGATCTGACCCACCAAGCCCTGGCCACTACCGAGGTGGTGCAGAGCATCGAGAAGATCGGCACCGGCCCGGCGAAATTCGTGCGCGAGCTCATGGACTTCTTCGCCCAGGCCTACCGCGACCACCAGGGTTTCGATGCCCCGCCGGTCCACGACCCCTGCGCGGTCGCCTACGTCATCGACCCGCAGATCGTGCGCACCGTGAAGGCTCCGGTCAACGTGGAACTGCGAGGGGATTTGACCCTGGGCATGACGGTCACCGACTTCCGTGCCCCCGCCAGCGAGCAGTGCAACACCTCGGTGGCCGTGGACCTGGACCACGACGGCTTCTGGAATCTGGTGACCGACGCGCTGCAGCGCATCGGCGAAGTCACACCCGCCAAATGA
- a CDS encoding LacI family DNA-binding transcriptional regulator produces the protein MTIAEKTGNTREPRRVTAAMVAAHAGVSTATVSLVANGKSSGRVSAKNEERVREAIRELGYFVDSIGSSLAKGVSSLVILVAPDISNPFFAKVIAGVRSVLASDYQLMLSVTDAGVSPSASETRKILGLRPAGLLVHAPSQEFLDEIGGNLPMVALDAPGISPKFPAVNMDVAQGARDVVAHFAVQGHTKAAYLDAITGTETLAVRREAFLQAAGDYGIEVLPSSVATSMIDVNAASAAFSEQWATWQEAGVTALGCATDNHAFGVLHAARGLGIRIPDQLAVAGFDDLPYSATSNPSITSVQLNAQEGGRLAALKLRALLEGKDPEPLQSMLPSSLVVRGSTVIGGEH, from the coding sequence ATGACGATTGCTGAGAAGACCGGAAATACCCGCGAACCACGCCGGGTCACCGCAGCCATGGTCGCTGCTCATGCAGGCGTATCCACGGCCACGGTCTCGTTGGTCGCCAACGGCAAGTCTTCCGGAAGGGTCTCGGCCAAGAACGAGGAGCGTGTGCGCGAAGCGATTCGCGAGCTCGGCTATTTTGTCGACAGCATCGGCAGCTCATTGGCCAAGGGCGTCAGTTCCCTGGTCATCCTGGTCGCCCCGGATATCTCCAACCCGTTCTTCGCCAAGGTCATCGCCGGCGTTCGCTCGGTCTTGGCCAGCGACTACCAGCTCATGCTCTCGGTCACCGATGCCGGCGTCTCCCCCAGCGCCAGCGAAACCCGCAAGATCCTGGGCCTGCGCCCGGCCGGCCTTCTAGTGCACGCGCCAAGCCAGGAATTCCTCGATGAGATTGGCGGCAACCTGCCCATGGTCGCCCTCGACGCTCCCGGCATCAGCCCGAAGTTCCCGGCGGTTAATATGGATGTCGCCCAAGGCGCCCGAGATGTGGTGGCGCATTTTGCCGTCCAGGGGCACACCAAGGCCGCGTACCTGGATGCCATCACCGGAACCGAAACCCTCGCGGTGCGTCGTGAAGCCTTCCTGCAGGCGGCCGGCGATTACGGCATCGAGGTGCTGCCGTCTTCCGTGGCCACCTCGATGATCGATGTCAATGCCGCATCCGCGGCCTTCAGCGAGCAGTGGGCCACCTGGCAGGAAGCAGGAGTGACCGCCCTGGGCTGCGCCACCGATAACCACGCCTTCGGCGTACTGCATGCAGCCCGAGGCCTGGGGATCCGCATACCGGATCAGCTCGCCGTAGCGGGGTTTGACGATCTGCCATACTCGGCCACCTCCAATCCCTCCATTACTTCGGTGCAGCTGAATGCGCAGGAAGGAGGGCGGCTGGCCGCTTTGAAGCTGCGCGCCTTGCTCGAGGGCAAGGACCCCGAGCCGCTGCAGAGCATGCTGCCTAGCTCATTGGTTGTCCGCGGCTCCACCGTGATCGGCGGGGAGCACTAG
- a CDS encoding DUF523 domain-containing protein yields MKVMREVPLLVSSCLAGVPCRYNGKAKSDPQIVEAVASGAAIAACAEVLGDLPTPRPPAEILGGDGNDVLEGNAKVLTINGEDLTQAFISGAQKVADLAAESGITEAILQDRSPSCGCGAIYDGSHSGTLVEGDGVLAALLKRRGFSVSTRRGQ; encoded by the coding sequence ATGAAAGTTATGCGTGAGGTCCCATTACTGGTCAGCTCCTGCCTCGCAGGCGTTCCCTGCCGTTATAACGGCAAGGCCAAAAGCGATCCGCAAATTGTTGAAGCCGTCGCCTCGGGCGCTGCGATCGCAGCCTGCGCTGAAGTTCTCGGCGATCTGCCAACTCCTCGTCCACCTGCCGAAATCCTGGGAGGAGACGGGAACGATGTCCTTGAAGGAAACGCCAAGGTACTCACCATCAACGGTGAAGATCTGACCCAGGCCTTTATCTCAGGGGCTCAAAAGGTCGCGGATCTGGCTGCCGAGAGCGGGATCACCGAAGCCATTTTGCAAGATCGCAGCCCTTCCTGCGGCTGCGGAGCCATCTACGATGGATCGCACAGTGGAACTTTGGTCGAAGGCGACGGGGTGCTGGCGGCCCTGCTCAAGCGGCGCGGATTCTCCGTTTCGACTCGCCGCGGGCAATAG
- a CDS encoding FhaA domain-containing protein has protein sequence MGFLDNVERGLEKVVTSFFRGTSTADLKPVELTTALRNEMDRGILPISEGRSLAPNDFVVSLSTKDFETAKSWGRAVVNEMAKVTAEHATNQDYSVHGDVMIHFVSQQDFKPGEMEINGTVKETSSHVVASAPVKTPTARPVDQSSPRTTAQPRPNVRPVNEIPKVPTQKQAILEVAGQRFALNHRSVVLGRSASTDIPVDDSGVSRQHIRVETRGKTNFVVSDLGSTNGTYVDGKKISAETPIFDGSIITIGQTKIVFRLITSNNGGRA, from the coding sequence ATGGGCTTTCTCGACAATGTCGAACGCGGCTTAGAGAAGGTCGTCACAAGCTTCTTTCGTGGAACCAGCACCGCAGACCTCAAGCCGGTAGAACTGACTACCGCCCTGCGCAATGAAATGGACCGCGGGATTCTGCCAATTAGCGAAGGACGTAGCCTCGCTCCGAACGACTTTGTCGTCTCGTTGAGCACCAAAGACTTCGAAACCGCTAAAAGCTGGGGGCGAGCAGTCGTTAATGAGATGGCTAAGGTCACCGCAGAGCACGCCACCAACCAGGACTACTCCGTCCATGGTGATGTCATGATCCACTTCGTCTCCCAGCAGGACTTCAAGCCTGGGGAAATGGAAATCAACGGCACCGTCAAGGAAACCAGCTCCCATGTTGTGGCTTCGGCACCGGTGAAGACGCCGACCGCACGCCCCGTGGACCAGTCATCGCCGCGCACCACTGCGCAGCCGCGCCCTAACGTCCGCCCGGTCAATGAGATCCCCAAGGTGCCAACGCAGAAGCAGGCCATCCTCGAAGTTGCCGGCCAGCGTTTCGCCCTGAACCACCGCTCGGTCGTCCTGGGCCGCTCGGCGAGCACCGATATCCCGGTGGATGATTCCGGCGTTTCACGCCAGCACATCCGCGTTGAGACTCGTGGCAAGACCAATTTTGTGGTGTCCGATTTGGGTTCAACCAATGGCACCTACGTCGACGGCAAGAAGATTTCTGCCGAAACCCCTATTTTTGACGGTTCGATCATCACCATTGGACAGACCAAGATAGTCTTTCGGCTAATCACCTCGAACAACGGAGGCCGCGCATGA
- a CDS encoding FtsW/RodA/SpoVE family cell cycle protein: protein MTEVQTAPVPRRNLELLLIVLALCVGGAAFFLVGSTTEDVDNTDFYVQMSIMAVLALAVHVLLRIFAKYADPVILPITIALNSLGLAMIHRIDLAKGSSQSARQLLWTAIAIVIAAAVLWAVKDHRILRRFTYIALLASIVLLLLPLIPHLGVTINGARIWIRVGSFSLQPGELAKITLSIFFAGYLSSNRDLILLAGHKFGPLQLPRLRDMAPMVIAWLLSIGVLVVQRDLGSAILFFGLFIVMVYVATARISWVLIGLLMVVAGGLVAGLTMSHVTRRLDVWLNAFDPAIYQAKGGSMQIVEGLFGMADGGLFGTGLGAGSPYRVPLANSDMIIASFGEEIGLIGLTAIILLYMLLVSRGLRAALGSRDTFGKLLAAGLSFTLGLQCVVIIGGVTRLIPLTGLATPFMAAGGSSLLANWIIIALLLLISHNSRRPKSGVSGPTDEIATPSKAPTTSTKVVKSK from the coding sequence ATGACCGAAGTGCAGACCGCACCGGTACCACGGCGCAATCTCGAGCTGCTGCTGATTGTCTTGGCATTGTGCGTCGGCGGCGCAGCATTCTTCCTGGTGGGCAGCACCACCGAGGATGTCGACAATACCGACTTCTATGTCCAGATGAGCATCATGGCGGTACTCGCCCTGGCTGTCCACGTATTGCTGCGCATCTTCGCGAAATATGCCGATCCAGTAATACTTCCAATCACGATTGCCCTGAATTCCCTGGGCTTGGCCATGATTCACCGCATTGACTTGGCTAAAGGCAGTTCGCAGTCAGCTCGGCAGCTGCTTTGGACAGCCATCGCCATCGTCATTGCCGCGGCGGTTCTCTGGGCTGTGAAAGACCACCGGATATTGCGCCGCTTCACTTACATTGCCCTCTTGGCATCTATCGTGTTGCTTCTGCTGCCCTTGATTCCGCATCTCGGCGTGACCATCAACGGTGCACGCATTTGGATTCGCGTCGGCTCTTTCTCTCTGCAACCTGGTGAGCTTGCCAAAATCACCCTGTCGATCTTCTTCGCCGGGTATTTATCGTCCAACCGCGACCTGATCCTGCTGGCCGGGCACAAGTTCGGCCCGCTGCAGCTGCCGCGTCTGCGCGATATGGCGCCAATGGTCATCGCCTGGTTGCTGTCCATCGGTGTTCTGGTGGTCCAGCGTGACCTCGGTTCGGCAATCCTGTTCTTCGGCCTGTTCATCGTGATGGTCTATGTGGCCACCGCGCGCATCTCCTGGGTGCTCATTGGCCTGCTCATGGTGGTTGCCGGCGGTCTAGTCGCAGGGCTGACCATGAGCCACGTGACCCGGCGTCTGGATGTGTGGCTCAACGCCTTCGACCCCGCCATCTACCAGGCCAAAGGCGGCAGCATGCAGATCGTCGAAGGCCTGTTCGGCATGGCTGACGGCGGCCTGTTCGGCACCGGTCTGGGTGCCGGATCCCCCTACCGGGTGCCGCTGGCCAACTCGGACATGATCATCGCCTCCTTCGGCGAAGAGATCGGCCTGATTGGCCTGACCGCCATCATCCTGCTCTACATGCTGCTGGTCTCCCGTGGCCTGCGCGCGGCCCTCGGTTCCCGCGACACCTTCGGCAAGCTGCTGGCCGCCGGGCTGTCCTTCACGCTGGGCCTGCAGTGCGTGGTTATCATCGGCGGAGTCACCCGGCTCATTCCGCTGACCGGTTTGGCCACCCCGTTCATGGCCGCTGGCGGTTCCTCGCTGCTGGCCAACTGGATCATCATCGCCCTCCTGCTCTTGATTTCGCACAACTCGCGCCGGCCGAAGTCCGGCGTCTCAGGACCCACCGATGAAATTGCAACACCCAGCAAAGCCCCAACGACCAGCACCAAGGTGGTGAAGAGCAAGTGA